Proteins found in one Arachis stenosperma cultivar V10309 chromosome 8, arast.V10309.gnm1.PFL2, whole genome shotgun sequence genomic segment:
- the LOC130946789 gene encoding RNA-binding protein involved in heterochromatin assembly dri1-like, producing the protein MSRPGDWNCRTCNHLNFQRRESCQRCGEPRGAGAGGDYGGAFGGRGSSSFGFTTGPDVRPGDWYCTVGNCGAHNFASRSSCFKCGAPKEDSSVAGFDADIPRTRGYSFAGTTAARPAWKSGDWICTRSGCNEHNFANRMECYRCNAPRDSSSSRPPYSS; encoded by the exons ATGAGTAGGCCAGGAGATTGGAACTGCAGGACATGCAACCACCTCAACTTCCAAAGAAGGGAATCATGCCAACGGTGCGGCGAGCCCAGGGGCGCCGGTGCCGGTGGAGACTATGGTGGAGCCTTTGGGGGTAGAGGCTCCTCCTCTTTTGGCTTCACCACCGGCCCCGATGTTCGCCCTGGAGACTGGTACTGCACCGTTGGCAATTGTGGAGCCCACAACTTTGCAAGCAGGTCTAGCTGCTTCAAGTGTGGTGCTCCCAAGGAGGACTCCTCCGTCGCCGGATTTGATGCCGACATTCCTCGAACTAGAGGCTATAGCTTTGCCGGCACCACTGCTGCTCGCCCTGCTTGGAAATCCGGCGACTGGATATGTACTAG GTCTGGATGCAATGAGCATAACTTTGCAAATAGAATGGAATGCTATCGATGCAATGCACCAAGGGACTCTTCTAGTTCTAGGCCTCCCTATTCATCCTAG